The genomic window GGCGCTCCAGCCCCCGAGCGCCAGGGGAAGGGCAAGTCGCCTGCAAAAAAAGAAACAGCCGAGAAGCCGCCTTTTAAGCTGCTCCCCGGCTGAGAACGTCCAGATGATCGGGGTTACATCTAACTAATAGTATTAACCGCCGCCCAGCAGAGTGAACTCCAAGGAGATAGTCGAGATACCATTCTTGACACAGACTCGCTCGCCGTAAATCTGGGTCTGAGTTACGCCGGTCCACGCGACCTCTTCCCAACCGAGCCGCTGCTGCAAAGCCATGCAGTACCCGGTGTCCTGACTTCCGATGTCGCGATGATGCACGACCTTGATGTAGAAGAACGCGTAACCCACAGGGATAAACTGATTGGTCTCAATCTGTGTGAACGAGTCCTTGTAGATGTGCTGGTTGGTCGGAGACATTATCGGGATTGGGAAGCCACTGCTCATCAGCTCTACGACATTGAAGCCGGGCGCCTCTTTGGGGTCGGGGTATATGACCGCGATCCCGGAAACATAGTCTTGGACGCTTGGGAGCGTCTTGGTGTTGTATGCCATTTCAATGTCAACTGGCGTATTGATGGTACTGGGCTCATCCATCGCCTCGATGATCACGTTCGGGGCTATGTTGGCCCACAAGTCGCGCTTATACAGGGGGACGAACACATCATCATCGTCCTGGCCTTCAGAGGAGATCGTCCCGCTGGGGTTGCCACCCCTCATGAGGTTGGGGTCCAGCAGCATCCCTGTCATCCTGTCGAATATCCGGTTGGAGCCCGGGGACGCGATAAGCCCGGCCAAAGAGGCGTAGTTGTCCAGGTCCTCATCTCTATTGCCGAACCCGAGGTCCAGAACGGCGCCTGCGTAGGCATCGCCCTCGTTGTGGATGGCGAGCGGAGCCTTCCATCCGTCGAGGAAACAATCGTATGTCATGACCATGTCATCGTCTTCGTTTACGTAGGAGTTGCCAAAGTCCGAGGTCATATAGGGACCTCGCCAGCCCATCCAGGAATAGCCAAGGTCGTTTCCCTTTTGGACGTTGAACCTCGAAGAATCGCCCATCCTGTAAGGCGGCGGAACGTCCCGTGGCGCGCCATAGGAAAGGTCCTTCGATCCCGGATCGACAAATCGCATGATCAGCAGTTGCAGGGGGTTGTCAAAATCTCTGAAATCGTCAAGGTTGAGCGGAACAGCGGGCTTGACGGTCTCCGCGGCGCCCTTTGGTAATGCCAATCCGAGGTCCGCTGCGAAGCCCGCGATGCAGCCTCCGCCCTCGAGGTCCTCGGGCGAGCCGCAGATAGCCGTCCTGACCTCCTCGAAGCGTTTCTTGGTTTCCTCCGCCTTTGTCCGGTCGATGCTTGCGCAGCTAATGACCTTGATGACGTTATCCTTGAGGATGTGCTCATATTTGCCGCCAAAGAGCTCGCTGTATGGGATGAACATGCAGAGCTCCCGCCACGTAAGCATCCCCAGAGTCGGCCCGCCCGAATAGGACCCTGAGGCATCCCTGAAGCCCCAGCCCGGCGTCTTGCCCATGCTGGCAAGCAGAGCGGCGTTTGCCGGCAAGCCCTCCGCCCCTGCGTATTGCTGGCCGTCAGCCGACTCGGCTCGCGACCGCCCATACTGAGGCTGATAATAGATCGCCCTGCCCCAAGCATCCTTCTTGTAGTCATCCTTGTGGAACGATGCGGTCAAATAGGGCCCATTCCAGCCATAGCGCCTGACGGTGTCCTTTATACTCGTGCCCTTTTCCGGATAGGGGTTGTAAACCAGAAAGTCGATGCTGCTCCAGCTCTTGTCGTTAACCAGCTGTTTCCCATCGGCCGTAAGGTCGTTGACAGATGGATACTCACCCACATCCTCATAATAATTGTTGAGAGCTATCTCGAGGTTGTCCATCTTCTCCATTGTGGCCACACGATCGTTTAGGTCCAACGTCGTAACGATTGACGGTATAGCAACGGCCGCAAGCGTCGCGATGATCGCGATCACAATGACCACCTCAATCAGGGTCATACCTCTGCAAGCCATTAGTACCGATCTTCGCTTCATTTTCCACTTACCTCCACTAAAAGCGCGATTACTGCACTAAACTTATCCCTTAAAGCCATACATCTTGCGGTTAAAATATACCTAAATCAAACACTTTTGTCAAAGCTTGGCCAAAGGGATAACTGCCAGAAAAAACCCCACAGTAAGCACTGATCCCCACCAAAACAACACCGCTCGCGGGATGCCAGCGAGACAGGGCTGCTCATAACACCAGACTCAAGAATCGTTAGGATACCTTAGGTATTCTTACAGTCAAGCAGAATCCCGAATCCCCAAAAATTGGATTGGAGGCAGGAGATTTCCTAGGATGAACATGTTTAGCGGCTGTTAGCAGGTGATGATTGGGACCGCGGTTGAATCGTGGGTCGCACCCGTTGGCTGATTTTGGAGTGCGGTGGCTTGACACCGCTTTGTCTCGCCGCGGCCCGACGCGGCCTGCGCTCTGTTAAGGAGGGTGTGGTTGTTTCGATGACGGCTTCCAGGTTCAAGATGGATATCTATCAGAGGGTGGTGTCAAGCCACCACCAATGAAAGCGGCGTCAAGCCGCCGCACTCCAAAAAAGCGGCCACCCACACGGTCAATCTGGTTCCTCGGGCGTCTGACGGCAGTATGGCATCTGAACAAGAGAAGTGCTAAGGTTCTGGCAGAAGCTCCTTGTGGGGCCTACTTTTCTTGAGCAACACAATTGGGCATATACCATGGATGTGCGGCAGACCATGCGAATCTTTTTGCTTCTTCTCGTGCTCGTCCAGGTCGGATGGGCTTCCGACGGCCTGATGACGGTGAGGTTCTTTGACGTTGGAACGGCGGACGCTGCCCTGGTCACGACGCCCGCTGGCGAGCACATCCTGATAGATGGCGGCACTCAGGAGGGGGGCAAGAAGGTCGCGAGCTTCTTGAAGGCCCACGGAATCGACTCGCTCGACGTCGTCATCGCAACCCACCCTCATCCTGACCACATAGGTGGGCTGGCACAGGTGCTGCGTGAGTTTAAGGTGCAGACGCTGTTCGATTCGGGCATGCAGTTTGAGTGTCCCGAATACGCGGCGTTCCACGATGCGCAGTCGAAGCTAAGCGGCACCCTAGTTACGGTGTGTGGGCAAATGGTGGTTACGCTGCCTTCGGGCGTGCGGCTTGAGTTCCTCAATCCGAAACGACTCGCAAGACGCATTCACACCGACTGCATTGTGGTGCGCATCTGTTACAGGGAAGTCGCAGTCCTTATGATGGGCGACGCAAATGACATCGCCGAAGGGGTGCTCCTATTCGACGAGGCGCCGCTTAAGAGCGACATCCTGAAGGTAGGGCATCACGGTGCATCTGACTCAACGACC from bacterium includes these protein-coding regions:
- a CDS encoding prepilin-type N-terminal cleavage/methylation domain-containing protein, giving the protein MKRRSVLMACRGMTLIEVVIVIAIIATLAAVAIPSIVTTLDLNDRVATMEKMDNLEIALNNYYEDVGEYPSVNDLTADGKQLVNDKSWSSIDFLVYNPYPEKGTSIKDTVRRYGWNGPYLTASFHKDDYKKDAWGRAIYYQPQYGRSRAESADGQQYAGAEGLPANAALLASMGKTPGWGFRDASGSYSGGPTLGMLTWRELCMFIPYSELFGGKYEHILKDNVIKVISCASIDRTKAEETKKRFEEVRTAICGSPEDLEGGGCIAGFAADLGLALPKGAAETVKPAVPLNLDDFRDFDNPLQLLIMRFVDPGSKDLSYGAPRDVPPPYRMGDSSRFNVQKGNDLGYSWMGWRGPYMTSDFGNSYVNEDDDMVMTYDCFLDGWKAPLAIHNEGDAYAGAVLDLGFGNRDEDLDNYASLAGLIASPGSNRIFDRMTGMLLDPNLMRGGNPSGTISSEGQDDDDVFVPLYKRDLWANIAPNVIIEAMDEPSTINTPVDIEMAYNTKTLPSVQDYVSGIAVIYPDPKEAPGFNVVELMSSGFPIPIMSPTNQHIYKDSFTQIETNQFIPVGYAFFYIKVVHHRDIGSQDTGYCMALQQRLGWEEVAWTGVTQTQIYGERVCVKNGISTISLEFTLLGGG
- a CDS encoding MBL fold metallo-hydrolase yields the protein MRIFLLLLVLVQVGWASDGLMTVRFFDVGTADAALVTTPAGEHILIDGGTQEGGKKVASFLKAHGIDSLDVVIATHPHPDHIGGLAQVLREFKVQTLFDSGMQFECPEYAAFHDAQSKLSGTLVTVCGQMVVTLPSGVRLEFLNPKRLARRIHTDCIVVRICYREVAVLMMGDANDIAEGVLLFDEAPLKSDILKVGHHGASDSTTEAFLKSVAPRFAVISVGTPNQYGRPHKVVLDKLKDSGATVYRTDQRGDITFVTDGKSLATPRCERQSRANPPEKASVADDKKARNDD